A DNA window from Hordeum vulgare subsp. vulgare chromosome 1H, MorexV3_pseudomolecules_assembly, whole genome shotgun sequence contains the following coding sequences:
- the LOC123411585 gene encoding VAN3-binding protein-like, which yields MEHFRRGVEFGTAPFQRCHSLSCQMAENTQIDAQKAGIRRKEKSSMRRPKGEEMPVIPDQAMEFLSRTWNPSSSDLFQILTPSCLGASAQDHHGEGKTKEDEEGDKELDAVRIIDGGQNQLFNQIQTWRVLASGKPSSKQRKTKLNQPMWLNVGQMRALLRGYFLDNVSITGSRRRRRRDELRLHSAQAHAAVSVAQLAAAIAGVVSACDLRGDKKLGAVLASAAALVATVCAEAAESAGANRPRVTSAVKTGLESRSPAELLTLTATAATCLRGAAALKLRAADVRGISTGANGNANAMAVSISASIQKGIALRVCLPCGKVRVRTVSVFPRRGGGAVALRLGTKRLRGAFATYDDHELLGVSTGGGGEAVVDGRRCFAVALSTSAGTVQLLLEDQTHCKVWKAAIEGMLSDANLKHAK from the exons ATGGAGCATTTCAGGAGAGGAGTTGAGTTTGGGACGGCCCCCTTCCAGAGATGCCACTCCTTGTCCTGTCAAATG GCAGAGAACACGCAGATCGATGCGCAGAAGGCGGGCATCCGTCGCAAGGAAAAGTCGTCGATGCGACGCCCGAAAGGCGAAGAGATGCCCGTGATCCCTGATCAGGCGATGGAGTTCCTCTCTCGGACATGGAACCCCTCCTCCTCGGATCTCTTCCAAATACTCACACCCAGT TGCCTAGGAGCATCAGCACAGGACCATCATGGAGAAGGCAAGACAAAGGAAGACGAAGAGGGAGACAAAGAACTCGATGCGGTTCGAATCATCGACGGCGGGCAAAACCAACTGTTTAATCAGATTCAGACGTGG AGAGTTCTGGCCAGTGGGAAGCCTAGCTCCAAGCAGCGCAAGACTAAGCTGAACCAGCCTATGTGG CTGAATGTTGGGCAGATGAGGGCGCTCCTGCGCGGCTACTTCCTGGACAACGTCTCCATCACCGGGagccggaggcggcggcggcgggacgaGCTCCGGCTGCACTCGGCACAGGCCCATGCTGCCGTCTCGGTGGCCCAGCTCGCCGCGGCCATCGCCGGCGTCGTGTCGGCGTGTGACCTGCGAGGGGACAAGAAGCTGGGCGCGGTGCTTGCGTCCGCCGCCGCGCTGGTGGCCACCGTCTGCGCGGAGGCCGCTGAGTCCGCCGGCGCCAACCGGCCCCGCGTGACCTCCGCCGTCAAGACTGGCCTCGAGAGCCGCTCCCCCGCCGAGCTCCTCACGCTGACCGCCACGGCAGCGACGTGCCTCAGGGGCGCCGCCGCGCTGAAGCTCAGGGCCGCGGACGTCAGAGGGATCAGCACAGGCGCCAATGGCAACGCCAACGCCATGGCCGTGAGCATCAGCGCCAGCATTCAGAAAGGCATCGCCCTCAGGGTCTGCCTACCCTGCG GGAAGGTGCGAGTGAGGACAGTGTCCGTCTTCCcccggcgcggcggcggcgcggtggcGCTGAGGCTGGGGACGAAGCGGCTGCGCGGCGCCTTCGCCACCTATGACGACC ACGAGCTACTCGGGGTGtcgacgggcggcggcggcgaggccgtGGTCGACGGCCGGAGGTGCTTCGCGGTGGCGCTGAGCACGTCGGCGGGGACGGTGCAGCTGCTGCTGGAGGACCAGACGCACTGCAAGGTCTGGAAGGCCGCCATCGAAGGCATGCTGTCCGATGCAAACCTTAAGCATGCGAAGtga